In the Opitutales bacterium genome, one interval contains:
- a CDS encoding DUF1854 domain-containing protein — protein sequence MNTTAEPSKKSTLQLELCATGRLGMRDEAGKLKAVNVSPCFPWSHPESFISLRDDDNKELGFIDDLDALDPTSKALMSDALSPTKFTFEITEIRKIDHSHPIRPDGGDQG from the coding sequence ATGAATACGACTGCTGAACCTTCCAAAAAATCCACCCTTCAACTCGAACTATGCGCCACCGGCCGGCTCGGCATGCGCGATGAGGCAGGAAAATTGAAAGCCGTCAATGTAAGCCCGTGCTTTCCGTGGTCACATCCGGAGTCTTTCATCTCACTGCGCGACGACGATAATAAAGAACTCGGTTTCATTGACGATCTGGACGCGCTTGACCCCACATCCAAAGCATTGATGAGCGATGCCCTGAGTCCGACAAAGTTCACTTTTGAAATCACCGAAATTAGAAAAATAGATCACAGCCATCCCATAAGGCCTGATGGCGGAGATCAGGGGTGA
- a CDS encoding ABC transporter ATP-binding protein, producing MSTQSLAYNRSLIDRYTEQPSTLPEAIRSEVEALFGGGAEGVIQLYAFADLNAQLKLDGQWICLGAHYVALSKELDPGDIDTQLVARSKIQHVREIPGLSCTTLILEGDADEAPLLKIRYSHRQQQSISGIVFVLKQALEGASYATPDADDHYADSVATPIRKGQASVSTSNSSVFFRLLGYLKPYWGRTSIGMIAAVLMTASALAPPYLAGRLLDEVIRPFSESQIDWEIANNLAWGLIWSLAAVMLRRQFFLWVRLRCLAAIGEFVARDLRRQTYSHLHSLSMGYFSSKRTGSLISRVSTDSDRIWDFVAFGIVEASVSVLQIVGVTIVLLLLDWQLALVVMVPLPFIFALIVNNGFQMHRGFMRIWRKWSDMTSVLGDTIPGMRVVMAFDQSDRERKRFNGENEAVLEKAQDINIIWTAFWPLLVLGIQLMSIAVWIFAIPRLIGAEPTLAPSMQLGVFVSFLFYMNLFFFPSETFAQLSRMINRALSSAHRIFEVLDTEPEIFEKQEPVNLDPIQGNIRFENVTFGYDSVRLILKGISFEIKQGEFIGLVGPSGAGKSTIFNMIARFYDATSGQVQIDGEDVRDLNMGSLRRQIGMVMQDPFLFHGTILDNIRYGMNDATYQDVIDAARAANAHDFIVKLPNAYDTVVGERGHTLSGGERQRVSIARAILHNPRILLLDEATSAVDTETERKIQDAIDRLTENRTVIAIAHRLSTLRRANRLLVMKDGRLAEVGTHNELLNNKDGVYQNLYNLQRELHEAYAI from the coding sequence ATGTCTACACAGTCCCTTGCGTACAACCGTTCTTTGATCGATCGCTACACCGAACAGCCTTCGACCTTGCCTGAGGCGATTCGCTCTGAAGTAGAAGCGCTCTTTGGTGGTGGCGCTGAAGGTGTGATACAGCTCTATGCCTTCGCAGACCTTAACGCCCAACTCAAACTCGACGGCCAATGGATCTGCCTGGGCGCACACTACGTTGCGCTCTCTAAAGAGCTTGATCCCGGCGACATCGACACGCAGCTCGTTGCTCGTTCCAAGATCCAGCACGTTCGAGAAATCCCAGGGCTCAGTTGTACGACGCTCATTCTCGAAGGAGATGCCGACGAGGCTCCACTGTTAAAGATTCGCTATTCGCACCGCCAACAGCAGTCGATTTCGGGCATCGTCTTTGTGCTCAAACAAGCCCTAGAAGGTGCCAGTTACGCAACGCCTGATGCCGACGATCACTATGCAGATTCGGTCGCTACACCCATTCGCAAAGGCCAGGCTAGCGTATCGACGTCCAATAGCTCCGTATTTTTCAGACTGCTTGGCTACCTCAAACCCTATTGGGGGCGCACGAGTATAGGGATGATCGCAGCAGTCTTGATGACGGCAAGCGCTCTGGCTCCACCTTACCTGGCTGGTAGGCTTTTAGATGAGGTCATCCGGCCATTCTCGGAATCGCAGATTGATTGGGAGATCGCCAATAATCTGGCCTGGGGACTGATCTGGTCGCTCGCGGCAGTGATGCTCAGGCGCCAATTCTTTCTGTGGGTACGCCTGCGTTGCCTGGCGGCCATCGGAGAATTCGTCGCACGCGACTTGCGGCGGCAGACATACAGCCACCTTCACTCGCTGAGCATGGGTTATTTCTCTTCAAAAAGAACGGGGAGTCTGATCAGCCGCGTGAGCACGGACTCGGACCGGATTTGGGATTTCGTTGCTTTCGGTATCGTCGAGGCATCAGTCAGTGTCCTGCAAATCGTGGGCGTGACAATCGTGCTACTGCTTCTGGATTGGCAGCTTGCTTTGGTCGTCATGGTGCCGCTGCCCTTCATCTTTGCTCTCATCGTCAACAATGGCTTTCAGATGCATCGAGGCTTTATGCGCATTTGGCGGAAGTGGTCTGATATGACGAGTGTCCTGGGGGATACAATCCCCGGCATGCGTGTGGTGATGGCCTTTGATCAGTCCGACCGAGAACGCAAACGCTTCAACGGCGAGAACGAGGCAGTTCTGGAAAAGGCTCAGGATATCAACATCATCTGGACGGCTTTTTGGCCCCTACTCGTCCTCGGGATCCAACTTATGAGCATAGCAGTTTGGATTTTTGCTATACCTCGGCTCATCGGGGCCGAACCAACGCTGGCTCCATCCATGCAGCTGGGTGTGTTCGTCTCCTTTCTGTTTTACATGAATTTGTTCTTCTTCCCTTCAGAGACGTTCGCTCAGCTATCGCGCATGATCAATCGAGCGCTGAGCTCTGCGCATCGGATATTCGAAGTCTTGGATACCGAGCCTGAAATCTTTGAGAAGCAGGAACCGGTGAATCTCGACCCGATTCAAGGTAATATCCGATTTGAGAATGTAACTTTCGGATATGATTCTGTTCGGCTCATCCTAAAAGGGATTTCTTTTGAGATAAAGCAGGGTGAGTTCATCGGTCTGGTAGGACCATCCGGAGCAGGCAAAAGCACAATTTTCAATATGATAGCGCGCTTTTACGATGCGACCTCAGGCCAGGTCCAGATCGACGGTGAAGATGTGCGTGACCTCAATATGGGAAGCTTGCGCCGGCAGATCGGCATGGTGATGCAAGATCCCTTTCTCTTCCATGGCACTATCCTCGACAATATCCGCTACGGGATGAATGACGCCACCTATCAGGACGTGATCGACGCAGCACGCGCAGCCAATGCCCATGACTTCATCGTTAAACTGCCCAACGCTTATGACACTGTGGTAGGCGAGCGCGGACACACGCTCTCGGGCGGCGAGCGCCAGCGCGTCTCCATCGCCCGCGCCATCTTGCATAACCCGCGTATCCTCCTGCTTGACGAAGCCACATCAGCAGTCGACACCGAGACCGAGCGCAAGATTCAAGATGCGATCGATCGATTGACTGAGAACCGAACCGTCATCGCCATTGCCCACCGCCTTTCCACGCTGCGTCGAGCGAATCGCCTGCTGGTGATGAAAGATGGACGCCTCGCCGAGGTGGGCACGCATAACGAGCTGCTTAACAATAAAGACGGCGTCTATCAAAACCTATACAACCTCCAACGCGAGCTCCACGAAGCCTACGCCATCTAA
- a CDS encoding HDOD domain-containing protein, protein MNKEAAQNTITLIEDHLKRKESATVGRVIHLIQQLAEKALIISTQELGELISSDVTVTKKVIETANKLAYNQSGAEITTVTQAIGLIGFSKIRNLALSLLLIENSENKMNLAEQREVSAFALCSGLMSQKVIEKTDQELAEQSFICTTLRNYGRLLMSTFMIEDFREAQLFATEKTEDEAFTDIFGLTPIELSFHLLESSRLPAEITHCLKKVRSEQIRRAARSTVEKVSVVADFSMKLCDMAMFSDLSPDAFDARSKKLLKNYQANIPLDGEEILGLLKEVHDAVNDFCSEYEIEIMPENLANSMEARSKGKSPPVKPRRIEPARKAEQKISALKEAIGSLRKLIANPPFDATRAYMIALEAYTADQGLDDCILLIRKPGTDSFFQNIGCGKLFYATRKRNIVKATNPDVFGLCIQRRKDIIFASATEKKDSELPTGLAAKF, encoded by the coding sequence TTGAATAAAGAAGCTGCCCAAAACACAATCACCTTGATCGAAGATCATCTTAAGCGGAAAGAATCTGCGACGGTGGGGCGTGTCATACACTTGATTCAGCAGCTTGCTGAGAAAGCTTTGATCATTTCGACTCAAGAACTAGGAGAGCTGATCAGCAGCGATGTAACGGTCACAAAGAAGGTCATCGAGACCGCTAATAAGTTGGCATACAACCAGTCGGGAGCGGAAATAACCACGGTGACTCAGGCTATCGGGCTCATCGGTTTCTCAAAGATTCGTAATCTAGCACTCTCCCTCCTTTTGATCGAAAACTCTGAGAATAAGATGAATCTTGCTGAGCAGCGTGAGGTATCGGCTTTCGCCCTTTGCTCAGGGCTAATGTCCCAAAAGGTGATTGAGAAAACGGATCAGGAACTGGCTGAGCAGTCCTTCATTTGCACGACACTCCGTAATTATGGGCGATTGCTTATGTCGACATTCATGATCGAAGATTTTCGAGAGGCTCAATTATTCGCCACGGAAAAAACTGAGGATGAGGCCTTTACCGATATCTTTGGTCTTACGCCGATAGAGTTGAGTTTTCATCTACTGGAGAGTTCACGTCTACCTGCGGAGATCACACACTGTCTCAAGAAAGTAAGGAGCGAACAGATCAGACGCGCAGCACGGAGCACAGTCGAAAAAGTCAGTGTCGTCGCCGATTTCTCGATGAAGCTATGCGATATGGCGATGTTTAGTGATTTGTCGCCCGATGCCTTTGATGCCCGATCCAAAAAGCTGCTCAAAAACTACCAGGCTAACATTCCGCTGGACGGCGAAGAAATCCTGGGCCTCCTCAAAGAAGTGCATGATGCTGTAAACGACTTTTGTTCCGAATATGAGATCGAAATTATGCCGGAAAATTTGGCCAATAGCATGGAGGCGCGCTCCAAAGGAAAAAGTCCTCCAGTCAAACCGAGGCGTATTGAACCAGCCCGTAAGGCTGAACAAAAGATTTCCGCCCTCAAGGAAGCCATAGGGAGCCTTCGAAAGCTTATTGCGAACCCGCCTTTCGATGCAACACGTGCCTACATGATAGCCTTGGAGGCCTATACAGCAGACCAAGGATTGGACGATTGCATCCTATTAATTCGAAAGCCGGGAACGGATAGTTTTTTCCAAAATATTGGCTGTGGGAAACTCTTTTATGCCACCCGTAAGCGTAACATCGTGAAGGCGACCAACCCAGACGTCTTTGGCCTGTGCATCCAACGTCGCAAAGACATCATTTTTGCTTCGGCGACAGAAAAAAAAGACTCAGAGCTACCTACCGGCTTGGCTGCGAAGTTTTAA
- a CDS encoding ComF family protein — MPATDTFKHWSSLFLDFIFPRNCIWRETPVETTSPFRYLGMEATRFLHVIEGATCTKCGAQLEGEAHRSHGCHHCLEDRFHFDRCSSAYRYNGPARALIQTLKYQDGLFLQEDIRRLLERHSEFTDNLAGAVLVPVPVSPRRLEKRGFNQAQLIVDSILRFRLPKTTTQPLLLRRDIKGSQTQLTRVERLKNVRRSFHLNPSALVDPEARYVIVDDVLTTGATVNACAETLKKAGAKQVEVATICRG; from the coding sequence ATGCCTGCCACAGATACCTTCAAACATTGGAGTAGCTTGTTCCTAGATTTCATCTTTCCTCGCAACTGTATTTGGCGAGAAACGCCCGTTGAGACCACCTCTCCATTCCGCTACCTTGGTATGGAGGCAACCCGTTTTCTTCATGTTATTGAGGGAGCCACCTGCACGAAATGCGGCGCGCAACTTGAGGGTGAAGCACACCGTAGCCACGGCTGTCATCACTGTCTGGAGGACCGTTTCCATTTCGACCGTTGCTCGAGCGCCTATCGTTACAACGGTCCGGCGCGGGCTCTTATTCAAACACTAAAATACCAGGACGGTTTGTTCCTGCAGGAGGACATTCGACGGCTTTTGGAGCGACATTCTGAGTTTACGGATAACCTAGCGGGAGCAGTACTTGTCCCCGTTCCAGTATCTCCTCGCCGCCTAGAGAAGCGCGGCTTCAACCAGGCCCAATTAATCGTAGATAGCATCCTACGTTTCCGTCTGCCCAAGACGACCACACAGCCTTTGCTGCTGCGCCGAGACATCAAGGGAAGCCAGACTCAGCTCACTCGCGTCGAACGGCTGAAAAATGTACGGCGGTCGTTCCATTTAAATCCTAGTGCACTGGTAGATCCGGAGGCACGCTATGTGATCGTGGACGATGTGTTGACAACGGGTGCGACTGTGAATGCTTGCGCTGAGACTTTGAAAAAGGCCGGAGCAAAGCAAGTCGAGGTGGCCACGATCTGCCGTGGTTAG
- a CDS encoding CPBP family intramembrane metalloprotease, translating into MSHTRMIDPPNNPTFQGLFALVTVYFGALGFAAITSPWVYNAIQSWHASAPNVLTEEIADNDLEDYFDRQRWLWVLICLPWLVRSLRFSSWREAGFAWAGSEWKRLLSYFGLGLALLAALGVLRVSTASAVWEAEWGAVPSILMKSLIGAVILAILEESVFRTLIWRAFSLWRPVIGGLVLSSIFFAYTHYKMPKNVELELVGAATVADGFFIAGWTLVGVVRDATLLDFLNLSLLGVWLTMLRLRSGSLAPCIGLHAGIVFGLLVLVRFVDFESAPHAWLLGNSGMRDGIFATAIFLAGILLCSRNSTN; encoded by the coding sequence ATGTCACATACGCGAATGATTGATCCTCCCAACAATCCGACATTCCAGGGATTGTTTGCTCTGGTCACGGTCTATTTTGGAGCCTTAGGTTTCGCAGCCATAACGAGTCCTTGGGTGTATAATGCGATTCAATCTTGGCACGCATCCGCGCCCAATGTGTTGACGGAAGAAATCGCCGACAATGACCTCGAAGATTACTTTGATCGCCAGCGGTGGCTGTGGGTTTTGATTTGTCTGCCGTGGCTGGTGCGCTCGTTGCGTTTTTCTAGTTGGCGGGAGGCCGGGTTCGCTTGGGCTGGAAGCGAATGGAAGCGACTGCTGAGTTATTTCGGGCTGGGGCTGGCGCTACTGGCTGCCCTTGGAGTTCTTCGTGTAAGCACAGCCTCGGCAGTCTGGGAAGCCGAATGGGGCGCGGTGCCGTCGATCCTTATGAAGTCGCTGATCGGCGCCGTGATCTTGGCGATTCTCGAGGAGTCGGTTTTCCGAACATTGATCTGGCGGGCATTTTCGCTCTGGCGGCCCGTAATAGGTGGCTTGGTGTTGAGCTCGATTTTCTTTGCTTACACGCACTACAAGATGCCCAAGAATGTTGAGTTGGAGCTGGTCGGCGCGGCTACTGTCGCAGATGGTTTCTTTATCGCGGGCTGGACTTTAGTGGGGGTGGTGCGGGATGCGACACTTCTGGATTTTCTCAATCTAAGTTTACTGGGAGTTTGGCTCACTATGCTGCGTCTACGCTCTGGCTCCCTTGCGCCGTGTATTGGACTCCATGCCGGAATCGTTTTTGGCCTATTAGTTTTGGTGAGGTTTGTGGACTTTGAGAGCGCACCCCATGCGTGGTTATTGGGGAATTCCGGTATGCGCGACGGCATTTTTGCGACGGCGATATTTTTGGCAGGGATTTTGTTATGTAGTCGTAATTCAACGAATTGA
- the truA gene encoding tRNA pseudouridine(38-40) synthase TruA, whose amino-acid sequence MDEKNEIQRWMGVVAYDGTGFDGWQAQPSGNTVQDCLERALEGILKVKVRIQGSGRTDAGVHARAQVFHFDAVWKHSAEQFMKALHTRLPISIRLNALRPVEADFHARYSAASKCYVYQLAYGMMDPFEARVRWGILNKDYSPEIAEVVARSFKGSHNFAAFAALRQPGQTIDDPVRVVSRFEVKTLGERRYDIMVEANGFLYKMMRSMIGAFVDCCGGRIRVEDIESALTSGQRTHLISTAPPHGLFLDHVTYAND is encoded by the coding sequence GTGGACGAAAAAAATGAAATACAGCGCTGGATGGGTGTGGTAGCCTATGATGGGACTGGTTTTGATGGGTGGCAGGCCCAGCCTTCGGGGAATACGGTGCAAGATTGTTTGGAGCGGGCGTTGGAAGGAATTTTGAAGGTGAAGGTGCGCATTCAAGGTAGCGGGCGTACGGATGCGGGTGTTCATGCGCGGGCTCAGGTGTTTCATTTTGACGCGGTTTGGAAGCACTCGGCTGAGCAGTTCATGAAGGCGTTGCACACGCGTTTGCCCATTAGCATACGCTTGAACGCTTTGAGGCCGGTCGAGGCCGATTTTCACGCACGATACTCAGCGGCATCAAAATGCTATGTCTATCAGTTGGCCTATGGGATGATGGACCCGTTTGAGGCACGTGTGCGGTGGGGTATTTTAAACAAGGACTATAGCCCGGAAATTGCCGAGGTGGTCGCTCGCAGTTTCAAGGGGTCGCACAATTTCGCTGCCTTCGCGGCGTTGCGTCAGCCAGGCCAAACCATTGACGATCCTGTGCGTGTGGTAAGCCGTTTTGAGGTGAAGACGCTCGGTGAGCGGCGGTATGATATCATGGTAGAGGCGAACGGTTTTCTCTATAAGATGATGCGGTCGATGATCGGCGCTTTTGTCGATTGTTGTGGGGGACGCATCCGGGTGGAGGACATCGAGTCTGCCTTGACCTCGGGCCAACGAACACACCTGATCTCGACCGCTCCACCTCACGGCCTTTTTCTAGATCATGTCACATACGCGAATGATTGA